Proteins from a single region of Gammaproteobacteria bacterium:
- a CDS encoding PAS domain-containing protein — translation MQILENSDEKSWGIHENGSRKKNLGLGKPTPVDREIIISEDKVLLSITDALGVIEYCNEDFVEVSGYEEYELAGAPHNIVRHPDMPRVIFKLMWERLQNKQNIIAIVKNLAKTGRYYWVMTDFIVKEDKSGHIVGYKAFRKAAPRKAIETVIPLYKKLRELENVQGMEAAEKFLNGFFDAEDTTYDDFIENLIIKNIEPEIVSEGEIVRDEVIRPVIKSERKSFFKRLFGN, via the coding sequence ATGCAAATTTTAGAAAATTCAGATGAAAAATCTTGGGGTATTCATGAAAATGGGTCTCGTAAAAAAAACCTAGGGTTAGGAAAGCCAACGCCCGTTGATCGAGAGATAATAATTAGTGAAGATAAAGTTTTATTAAGTATCACAGATGCCTTGGGTGTTATTGAGTACTGTAATGAAGACTTTGTTGAAGTTTCTGGGTATGAAGAGTATGAGTTGGCGGGTGCTCCTCATAATATAGTCAGGCATCCGGATATGCCGAGAGTTATTTTTAAACTGATGTGGGAGCGCCTTCAGAATAAACAAAATATCATTGCAATAGTAAAAAATCTAGCCAAAACAGGCCGGTATTACTGGGTCATGACAGACTTTATTGTGAAGGAAGATAAAAGTGGTCATATTGTAGGCTATAAAGCATTTAGAAAAGCTGCACCAAGAAAAGCCATTGAAACTGTCATTCCACTCTATAAGAAATTACGAGAGCTAGAAAATGTGCAAGGTATGGAGGCTGCGGAAAAATTTTTAAACGGATTTTTTGATGCTGAAGATACGACTTATGATGATTTTATAGAAAATTTAATCATCAAAAATATTGAGCCGGAGATTGTTTCAGAAGGTGAAATAGTAAGGGATGAAGTAATAAGGCCAGTAATTAAGTCTGAAAGAAAGTCATTTTTTAAACGGCTGTTTGGCAATTGA
- the ispE gene encoding 4-(cytidine 5'-diphospho)-2-C-methyl-D-erythritol kinase — translation MNHTPESWPAPAKINLFLHITGRREDGYHLLQTVFQFIDYCDLIHFDITKNGEIRCITPLPGVSAENNLMVRAARLLKAKAECDHCGVNISIDKKLPIGGGLGGGSSDAATTLIALNYLWGLGLPKDELATLGLQLGADVPVFVHGAAAWAEGVGENLQPIELAEPWFLVVAPDCQISTAEIFSSSQLTRDSNPITMRHFFAGEGVNVCETVVFERYPEVAVALDWLNQFSNARMSGTGACIFAAFNSENEACRVLNLLPDKWKGFVGRGRNKSPLIEAINGNYSGVS, via the coding sequence ATGAATCACACGCCCGAGTCTTGGCCAGCTCCTGCTAAAATCAATCTTTTTTTGCATATTACGGGCCGCCGGGAAGATGGCTACCATCTACTTCAAACAGTTTTTCAGTTTATTGATTATTGTGACTTGATTCATTTTGATATAACAAAAAATGGTGAGATTCGTTGTATTACACCGTTGCCCGGAGTATCGGCAGAGAATAACCTGATGGTTCGTGCTGCGCGTTTATTAAAAGCGAAAGCCGAGTGTGATCATTGTGGCGTGAATATCAGTATTGATAAAAAATTACCCATAGGGGGTGGTTTGGGGGGGGGGAGCTCTGATGCCGCGACGACTTTAATCGCACTCAACTACTTGTGGGGCTTGGGTTTACCAAAAGATGAGCTTGCTACGTTAGGTTTGCAGTTGGGGGCAGATGTTCCAGTGTTTGTGCATGGCGCAGCCGCGTGGGCTGAAGGGGTTGGGGAAAACCTTCAGCCGATCGAATTGGCTGAACCTTGGTTCCTTGTTGTGGCGCCTGATTGTCAAATTTCGACAGCTGAAATTTTTTCATCTTCGCAATTGACAAGAGATTCAAATCCGATCACAATGCGGCACTTCTTCGCTGGTGAAGGGGTAAATGTGTGTGAAACGGTTGTTTTCGAGCGTTACCCTGAAGTTGCTGTTGCACTGGATTGGTTGAATCAGTTTTCAAACGCTCGTATGAGTGGAACCGGTGCCTGCATATTTGCAGCGTTTAATAGTGAAAATGAAGCTTGTCGCGTATTAAATCTGCTCCCTGATAAATGGAAAGGGTTTGTGGGAAGAGGGAGAAATAAATCTCCGTTGATAGAGGCTATAAATGGGAACTATTCAGGGGTGAGCTGA
- a CDS encoding tetratricopeptide repeat protein: protein MKVCSQFFLVFTLLLMLGCVSTPHRGDEKSVVLLDAHASQSDVVPTRYEKKIYQVLLAETAYQRGQFQQAVDGYLSAALGSRDPALVERACYMALNADRQDAGLQMAQYWVSLEPESVKARYFLALFYMRKGQLKLVQEQLEQTLSIDVDGNALGFFGVAEILGELGGHDALFVMQKVVADYPDNVNALVALSQLALRVGEFDEALSSVTYARSLMPDRVDALLLQIQILQARGDGGIAIDHLAHAIDQHPADVTLRQWYAQLLEASGREEEAFVQFKIVESQSPMDGDAIFSLGVLAFNDSRWALAQTYMQRLLDIGGFNNEANYYLGWLAELEGTYAEAIEFYSSVNLEGAYFDAQIRLAYNTAKLGDLNVARGYLESIEPEGVVEVERVFIAQGELLRDARQFEEAIEVYSRGLQKLPGNHELLYARAMVAEAIGHNEQMKQDLEAIIASDPKSTNALNALGYALVEHGGDIDKAEGYLLRALALDPQSYYIIDSVGWLYYRRGEYAKAIEYLNRAYNLGKDAEVAAHLGEVLWVIGDYEGAKDIWDRALKDAPGHKALLGVVERFSAQ from the coding sequence ATGAAAGTTTGTAGTCAGTTTTTTTTAGTTTTTACTCTGCTTTTGATGCTGGGTTGTGTGTCTACGCCTCATCGTGGGGATGAAAAGTCAGTCGTTCTTTTGGATGCACATGCATCGCAAAGTGATGTGGTGCCGACACGATACGAAAAAAAGATTTATCAAGTGTTGTTAGCGGAAACAGCCTATCAGCGAGGGCAATTTCAACAGGCTGTTGATGGGTATCTTTCGGCTGCATTGGGGAGTCGCGATCCCGCGCTGGTAGAGCGTGCGTGTTATATGGCACTCAATGCGGATCGGCAAGACGCAGGTTTGCAAATGGCTCAATATTGGGTGAGCCTTGAACCTGAGAGCGTGAAGGCTCGATATTTTTTAGCGCTATTTTACATGCGAAAGGGGCAGCTCAAGTTGGTGCAAGAGCAGCTTGAGCAGACTTTATCTATAGATGTTGATGGCAATGCGCTCGGTTTTTTTGGTGTGGCCGAAATTTTGGGAGAGTTAGGAGGGCACGATGCCCTGTTTGTCATGCAGAAAGTGGTGGCTGACTACCCTGATAATGTTAATGCCTTGGTGGCGTTAAGTCAGTTGGCACTAAGGGTCGGCGAGTTTGATGAAGCGCTGTCTTCGGTAACTTATGCACGGAGTTTGATGCCTGATAGAGTTGATGCTTTACTATTGCAAATTCAGATATTACAGGCTCGTGGTGATGGTGGTATTGCTATTGACCATTTGGCGCATGCAATTGATCAACATCCAGCTGATGTGACGTTACGTCAATGGTATGCACAGTTACTGGAGGCTTCAGGGCGCGAGGAGGAGGCCTTTGTCCAGTTTAAAATAGTTGAATCTCAATCGCCGATGGATGGTGATGCCATTTTTTCTCTAGGGGTGTTGGCATTTAATGATTCCCGCTGGGCATTGGCTCAAACTTATATGCAGCGATTGCTGGATATAGGGGGGTTCAATAATGAAGCAAACTACTATTTAGGTTGGCTTGCAGAGCTTGAAGGTACATATGCGGAAGCAATTGAATTTTATTCTTCAGTTAATTTGGAAGGTGCTTATTTTGATGCGCAAATTCGTTTGGCTTATAACACAGCCAAGCTTGGAGACTTGAATGTTGCAAGAGGTTATCTTGAATCAATAGAGCCTGAGGGTGTTGTCGAGGTCGAGCGTGTTTTTATTGCTCAGGGAGAGTTGTTGCGTGATGCCCGGCAATTTGAAGAGGCGATTGAGGTGTATAGTCGGGGGCTCCAGAAGTTACCTGGTAATCATGAGCTACTGTATGCCCGCGCAATGGTGGCGGAAGCGATTGGACATAACGAGCAGATGAAGCAGGATTTGGAGGCAATAATTGCTTCCGATCCAAAAAGTACAAATGCATTGAATGCGCTGGGTTATGCTTTGGTGGAGCACGGTGGAGATATTGATAAAGCGGAAGGATATTTGTTACGGGCTTTAGCGCTGGATCCGCAAAGTTATTATATTATTGATAGTGTGGGGTGGTTATATTATCGTCGAGGTGAATATGCCAAGGCTATTGAGTATTTGAATCGTGCCTACAATTTAGGAAAAGATGCTGAGGTCGCGGCACACTTAGGTGAAGTGTTATGGGTGATCGGTGATTATGAAGGGGCAAAAGATATTTGGGATCGGGCACTAAAAGATGCACCTGGACATAAAGCTTTATTAGGAGTTGTTGAGCGCTTTTCTGCGCAATAA
- the hemA gene encoding glutamyl-tRNA reductase, with amino-acid sequence MPLLALGVNHKTAPVDIRERVAFPPEHVPSALRELTTHSEISEAVIVSTCNRTEIVCCYDSAKTDIIIDWFSHYHNIKPDEIAPHLYTHPNQYAVQHLLRVSCGLDSLVLGEPQILGQVKAAYTTAVQSGSIGTLLGRLFQHTFSVAKQVRSDTAIGSSPVSVAFAAVNLAKQIFSGFEKHTALLIGAGETIELTARHLNENGIGRIIVANRTVERARNLAEQFNGYAITLAEIPAHLAEADIVISSTASQLPILGKGAVERAIKVRKHRPILMVDIAVPRDIEPEVGKLDDVYLYTVDDLQDIIEEGLKSRQEAAKQAEEIIATEVSHFMGWLRSLDAVATIRSYRESADQLKEIELAKALRLIQKGENPEKVLQNSLRTLTNKLIHPASTSMRQAGFDGRPELLQAARELLDIKEQDI; translated from the coding sequence GTGCCTTTACTTGCCCTTGGCGTTAATCACAAAACAGCCCCTGTTGACATTCGAGAACGGGTGGCATTCCCTCCCGAACATGTGCCCTCAGCTTTACGGGAATTGACAACTCACTCCGAAATCAGTGAAGCCGTTATTGTCTCCACCTGCAACCGCACGGAAATTGTTTGTTGTTACGATTCCGCTAAGACAGATATTATTATCGACTGGTTCAGTCATTACCATAATATCAAACCTGACGAGATAGCGCCGCATCTATACACACACCCGAACCAATATGCTGTGCAACATTTGCTACGCGTCAGTTGCGGCCTGGATTCACTTGTCTTGGGTGAACCACAGATATTAGGACAAGTGAAAGCAGCCTATACAACCGCAGTTCAAAGTGGCTCAATTGGAACACTGCTCGGACGACTATTCCAACACACCTTCTCTGTTGCAAAACAGGTACGCAGTGATACTGCCATCGGCTCCAGCCCTGTGTCTGTTGCCTTTGCCGCCGTTAATCTGGCCAAACAGATATTCTCCGGATTTGAAAAGCATACCGCACTATTGATTGGTGCGGGTGAAACAATTGAACTTACAGCACGCCATTTAAATGAAAACGGCATTGGCAGAATCATTGTTGCCAACCGAACGGTCGAGCGTGCACGTAATTTAGCCGAACAATTTAATGGTTATGCTATCACATTGGCTGAAATTCCAGCGCACCTTGCTGAAGCAGATATCGTAATTTCATCCACCGCCAGCCAACTTCCAATTTTAGGTAAAGGAGCGGTTGAACGTGCAATCAAGGTTCGAAAGCATCGCCCCATATTAATGGTCGATATCGCCGTGCCACGTGATATCGAGCCTGAAGTCGGGAAGCTGGATGACGTTTACTTATATACAGTTGATGACCTTCAAGACATTATCGAAGAAGGGTTAAAATCACGCCAGGAAGCCGCAAAACAAGCCGAAGAAATTATCGCCACTGAAGTGAGCCACTTTATGGGTTGGCTGCGCTCACTGGATGCAGTCGCAACAATACGTTCCTACCGAGAGTCAGCCGATCAGCTCAAAGAGATCGAATTAGCAAAAGCGCTGCGCCTAATACAAAAAGGGGAAAATCCTGAAAAAGTATTACAAAACAGCTTGCGCACCCTGACTAACAAACTTATTCACCCTGCCAGCACATCAATGCGCCAAGCCGGTTTTGATGGCCGCCCTGAACTACTGCAAGCCGCACGGGAACTGCTAGACATCAAAGAACAGGACATCTAA
- a CDS encoding type II toxin-antitoxin system Phd/YefM family antitoxin: MQTLKAIRLLNCTIQQCTIKPLSEHEPTTMQIVTVQQARKDISRLLDAVAAGEKVTIMRRGKPAAELVSVSSSDGARVKFPPRDEFRHNLPKACITSAQLIRDLRDEKN; the protein is encoded by the coding sequence ATGCAAACACTAAAAGCAATCAGATTATTGAACTGTACCATTCAACAATGTACAATTAAACCTCTCAGCGAACATGAGCCTACAACCATGCAGATAGTCACCGTACAACAAGCCCGAAAAGATATTAGCAGACTCCTTGATGCTGTTGCAGCAGGAGAGAAAGTCACGATTATGCGCCGAGGAAAGCCCGCAGCAGAACTGGTTAGTGTATCCTCTTCTGACGGTGCTAGAGTCAAGTTCCCACCAAGGGATGAGTTTCGCCATAATTTACCTAAAGCATGTATAACCTCGGCTCAACTGATTCGAGATTTAAGGGATGAGAAAAATTGA
- a CDS encoding MoxR family ATPase, whose protein sequence is MKKHFTALQKHLEQHIIGQTRLLERLMITALTGGHILIEGPPGLAKTTAVRTLAHSMDLHFQRIQFTPDMIPGDITGSEIFVPQEGHFQFIKGPIFNEIILADEINRAPPKVQSALLEAMEEQQVTVSGTTRELSPVFMVMATQNPIEQEGTYPLPEAQLDRFLMKFELTYPAADHELTILQQHSRQLREPATIIIEASLTPDQLLKARSEVNAIYIDEMLERYIVTLVNATRSPKKWSDNAALWIERGASPRATLALAHASRARAYLHDRDFVEPADIIDLAYDILNHRIALSFTARAEGISYRRAIENLIEKVPIP, encoded by the coding sequence ATGAAAAAGCATTTTACGGCGCTTCAAAAACACCTGGAACAACACATCATCGGCCAGACCAGACTGCTGGAACGGCTGATGATCACTGCACTTACTGGTGGGCATATTTTAATAGAAGGCCCACCAGGGCTCGCTAAAACAACAGCGGTTCGCACCCTTGCTCACAGCATGGATCTACATTTCCAGCGCATCCAATTCACACCCGACATGATTCCAGGTGACATCACTGGCAGTGAAATTTTTGTTCCACAAGAGGGTCACTTCCAATTTATCAAAGGGCCAATATTTAATGAAATTATTTTAGCCGATGAAATAAATCGTGCGCCCCCTAAAGTACAATCTGCACTACTGGAAGCAATGGAAGAGCAACAGGTGACTGTCAGCGGAACCACCCGCGAATTATCTCCAGTCTTTATGGTCATGGCCACGCAAAACCCGATTGAACAAGAAGGCACTTACCCACTTCCTGAAGCACAACTTGATCGTTTTCTAATGAAGTTTGAACTCACCTACCCCGCAGCGGATCATGAGTTAACAATTTTACAGCAACACAGCCGACAACTACGCGAGCCAGCAACAATTATAATAGAAGCCAGCCTGACACCTGATCAGCTTTTAAAAGCACGTAGTGAAGTGAATGCTATTTATATTGATGAAATGCTGGAGCGCTATATTGTCACACTGGTCAATGCGACACGGTCGCCAAAAAAATGGAGTGATAACGCTGCACTATGGATTGAACGTGGTGCATCTCCAAGAGCCACGCTCGCACTGGCACACGCCAGCCGTGCACGCGCTTATCTGCACGATCGTGACTTTGTAGAACCAGCTGATATTATTGACTTGGCTTACGATATACTCAATCACCGCATCGCTCTCAGCTTTACAGCACGCGCTGAAGGTATCAGCTACCGTCGCGCGATTGAAAATTTGATAGAAAAAGTACCTATACCATAA
- a CDS encoding bifunctional protein-serine/threonine kinase/phosphatase yields MASELKIKIAGYSDIGPKDENQDDFNYCHPEGDVLRFKGVVGVIADGVSSSDYGGEAARTSVKNFIEDYYSTPDSWTVKKSAQKILVALNSWLFRQGQDESSTMKGLVTTFSSIVFKSTQAYLFHIGDSRIYRLRDGELEQLTRDHMADMGGGRTYLSRALGVDNHLEVDCRGIDLRVKDVFLLTTDGIHDFVDHDLICRIVSEATPVAERAQKIVEKALESETPDNVTALILEVESLPEETEEEVFQKLTKLPFPPDLQPGMIIDGFKILKIIAESARGQVYLAEDTANQTKIVLKTPSVNYEDDPTYLNGFIQEQWVGARVNHPGVMKPYISGRHRTCLYFKTEYIEGQNLQDWIKENNAPALSEVRSIVEQIVQALRAFHRQDMVHQDLKPDNIMIDTSGQVKIIDFGSTKVAGITEIASVINPDHPMGTLNYTAPEYMKNEQGTNRSDIFSLGVIVYEMLTGHLPYKEKNIESFTLRSYSDMKYIPARKWRADIPVWVDVALKKAVAPNPADRYSLLSEFLYDFKTPKRGVDGANFQPLLQRNPVLVWQGIAAGCFVLWLVTLWWFLLM; encoded by the coding sequence GTGGCTTCAGAATTAAAAATAAAAATAGCAGGGTATAGCGATATTGGCCCTAAAGATGAAAATCAGGATGATTTTAATTATTGTCATCCAGAGGGTGATGTATTGCGCTTTAAGGGTGTTGTTGGGGTGATTGCTGATGGCGTGAGCAGTAGTGATTATGGGGGTGAGGCTGCACGCACCAGCGTTAAAAATTTTATTGAAGATTATTACAGCACACCCGATAGCTGGACGGTTAAAAAGTCAGCACAAAAAATACTTGTGGCATTGAATTCGTGGTTGTTTCGTCAAGGGCAAGATGAAAGCAGTACGATGAAAGGGTTAGTGACGACTTTTTCATCCATCGTATTCAAATCGACACAGGCTTATCTGTTTCATATTGGTGATTCTCGCATCTATCGTTTGCGTGACGGTGAATTGGAGCAATTAACACGCGATCACATGGCAGATATGGGCGGAGGTCGCACCTATTTGAGTCGCGCTTTGGGTGTGGATAATCATCTTGAGGTGGATTGTCGTGGAATTGATCTGCGGGTTAAAGATGTTTTTCTTCTGACTACAGATGGGATTCATGATTTTGTTGACCATGATTTAATATGTAGAATCGTATCAGAAGCGACTCCTGTCGCTGAGCGGGCACAAAAAATTGTAGAAAAAGCGCTGGAAAGTGAAACACCCGATAATGTCACTGCACTCATTCTTGAAGTGGAAAGTTTGCCGGAGGAGACAGAGGAAGAAGTTTTTCAAAAATTAACAAAATTGCCATTTCCGCCTGACTTACAGCCAGGAATGATTATTGATGGTTTTAAAATTTTAAAAATTATCGCGGAGAGTGCCAGAGGGCAGGTTTATTTAGCTGAAGATACTGCAAATCAAACTAAAATCGTTTTAAAAACACCTTCAGTTAACTATGAGGATGATCCCACCTATTTGAATGGTTTTATTCAAGAGCAGTGGGTGGGCGCGCGGGTTAATCATCCCGGAGTGATGAAGCCTTATATCTCAGGGCGGCACAGAACGTGTCTCTATTTTAAAACTGAATATATTGAAGGGCAAAATCTTCAAGACTGGATCAAAGAAAATAATGCTCCGGCGTTGTCTGAAGTTCGGTCGATCGTTGAGCAGATCGTTCAGGCGTTGCGTGCTTTTCATCGTCAGGATATGGTGCATCAGGATTTGAAGCCAGATAACATCATGATTGATACTTCAGGCCAAGTAAAAATTATTGATTTTGGCTCAACCAAAGTAGCAGGAATTACAGAAATTGCTTCAGTGATTAATCCAGATCATCCGATGGGAACGCTCAACTATACTGCACCTGAATATATGAAGAATGAGCAGGGAACGAATCGGTCTGATATTTTTTCATTAGGTGTTATTGTTTATGAGATGTTAACGGGTCACTTGCCGTACAAAGAAAAAAATATTGAGAGTTTCACGCTGCGTAGTTATAGCGATATGAAATATATTCCGGCACGTAAGTGGCGCGCTGATATTCCTGTATGGGTCGATGTTGCGCTTAAAAAGGCAGTCGCTCCAAACCCTGCAGATCGTTATAGCTTGCTTTCAGAGTTTTTATACGATTTTAAAACACCTAAGAGGGGAGTTGATGGCGCTAATTTTCAGCCACTACTTCAGCGTAATCCTGTGCTCGTGTGGCAGGGTATTGCAGCGGGTTGTTTTGTACTGTGGTTAGTGACTTTGTGGTGGTTTTTGTTGATGTAG
- the lolB gene encoding lipoprotein insertase outer membrane protein LolB yields the protein MSAFLRNNFVLNILFLFVVLFLGGCTVMPPAPHLDVDNESLGLMHQKQLALLGLWEFNGRIAIKGGKQNGSASLLWHQHQNRFDLRLSGPLGRQVMHAWGDEQGVSVDLPKQKTIQVKNIGELIAQGIGWQIPVDHFRYWVKGAFAPGGDASYQMDEKGRLKSLKQGGWDIVFKRYSTVNHVDLPSKIYLSRKPYEVRMVINRWKIN from the coding sequence TTGAGCGCTTTTCTGCGCAATAATTTTGTTTTGAATATTCTATTTTTGTTTGTCGTACTTTTCTTGGGTGGTTGCACTGTTATGCCGCCTGCGCCGCATTTAGATGTTGATAATGAGTCTCTTGGCTTGATGCATCAAAAGCAATTGGCATTGCTGGGATTGTGGGAATTTAATGGGCGTATTGCAATAAAAGGTGGAAAGCAAAATGGGAGTGCTTCCTTGTTATGGCATCAGCATCAAAACAGATTTGATCTGCGCTTATCAGGGCCACTGGGTCGGCAAGTGATGCACGCTTGGGGAGATGAGCAAGGAGTCTCTGTTGACCTGCCAAAACAAAAAACAATTCAGGTAAAAAATATTGGTGAGTTGATTGCTCAGGGTATAGGGTGGCAAATACCAGTCGATCATTTTCGCTATTGGGTGAAAGGTGCCTTTGCTCCCGGGGGCGATGCTAGCTACCAAATGGATGAAAAGGGGCGTTTGAAAAGTCTTAAACAGGGGGGGTGGGATATCGTATTCAAGCGTTATTCGACTGTGAATCATGTTGATCTTCCCAGTAAAATATACTTGAGCCGCAAGCCTTATGAAGTACGTATGGTGATCAATCGCTGGAAGATTAATTAA
- the prfA gene encoding peptide chain release factor 1, with protein MPLKSSITEKLDTLVDRLDEINALLSDPETIADQNKFRALSQEHAQITPTVNCFLKYQSASEDIDAATEMLTDDDAEMRKMASDELKLAKELQETLSLDLQKMLLPKDPHDNSNIFLEIRAGTGGDEAALFAGDLFRMYSRYTETQKWQLEIISCSEGEHGGYKEIISRIIGAGAYSRLKFESGAHRVQRVPSTESQGRVHTSACTVAVMPEADELDEITINPADLRVDTFRASGAGGQHVNKTDSAIRLTHLPTGTVVECQDERSQHKNRARAMSLLSARLLSAQQEKLDAEQAETRRNLVGSGDRSERIRTYNFPQGRITDHRINLTLYKLDEIISGNLNQVIDPLVNEYQADQLAALGE; from the coding sequence ATGCCCCTAAAATCCTCAATCACTGAAAAGCTGGATACTCTTGTCGATCGTCTGGACGAAATCAACGCCCTGCTTTCTGACCCAGAGACGATTGCAGATCAAAACAAGTTTCGTGCACTATCACAAGAGCATGCGCAAATTACACCCACAGTTAACTGCTTTCTAAAATACCAATCAGCCAGTGAAGATATTGATGCCGCCACAGAGATGCTCACCGACGATGATGCTGAGATGCGTAAAATGGCCTCTGATGAACTCAAACTAGCTAAAGAGTTGCAAGAAACTTTGTCGCTTGATCTACAAAAAATGCTGCTACCCAAAGACCCACACGATAATAGCAATATTTTTCTGGAAATTCGCGCCGGTACCGGCGGTGATGAAGCGGCTCTTTTTGCAGGCGACCTGTTCCGCATGTACAGTCGATATACTGAAACACAAAAATGGCAACTTGAGATTATCAGTTGCAGCGAAGGCGAGCACGGTGGTTACAAAGAGATCATTTCACGCATCATCGGAGCAGGCGCATACTCACGACTTAAATTTGAATCGGGTGCACATCGAGTACAACGCGTCCCTAGCACAGAGTCACAAGGTCGAGTCCACACCTCAGCCTGCACCGTCGCAGTGATGCCCGAAGCAGATGAGCTTGATGAAATTACGATCAACCCAGCCGATCTACGTGTAGACACCTTTAGAGCTTCAGGTGCAGGTGGTCAACATGTCAATAAAACAGACTCGGCGATCCGCTTAACACACCTACCGACAGGCACTGTTGTCGAGTGCCAGGACGAACGCTCACAACACAAAAATCGTGCTCGTGCCATGTCTCTGCTCTCAGCCAGGCTACTATCTGCACAGCAAGAAAAACTTGATGCCGAACAAGCGGAAACTCGCCGCAACTTAGTGGGCAGTGGTGATCGCTCTGAGCGAATTCGTACTTACAATTTCCCACAAGGCCGCATCACTGACCATCGAATCAACCTAACACTCTATAAGCTGGATGAAATTATTTCAGGCAATTTAAATCAGGTCATTGACCCATTAGTCAATGAATACCAAGCAGATCAGCTTGCCGCATTAGGCGAATAA
- a CDS encoding type II toxin-antitoxin system VapC family toxin — MTPYYIDTSSILPYYRDETHSQLVQDFLLSLSAPVVISHLTEVEFASALSRLVRISEIDDAQAGLIEETFYADIKSGLFRRVSFTVSNFHQAIKWLSLRNTALRTLDALHLAVSYKGGFQMVTCDDILAKSANKLKVPHQYLLNNL, encoded by the coding sequence TTGACTCCCTACTATATCGATACAAGCTCTATTCTTCCTTATTACAGAGATGAAACTCATAGCCAATTAGTTCAGGATTTTCTGCTATCGCTTTCAGCTCCAGTGGTCATTAGCCACCTTACGGAAGTGGAGTTTGCCTCAGCCCTGTCTCGGCTGGTTCGCATAAGTGAAATAGATGATGCTCAGGCTGGATTAATTGAGGAAACCTTTTATGCGGACATCAAGTCAGGACTATTCAGGCGTGTTTCCTTTACTGTATCCAATTTTCATCAAGCGATAAAATGGCTTTCCCTGAGAAATACCGCACTACGGACTCTGGATGCCCTGCATCTTGCCGTCAGTTACAAAGGCGGATTCCAGATGGTGACCTGCGATGACATACTGGCAAAATCTGCTAATAAACTAAAAGTTCCTCACCAATACTTATTGAATAATCTCTGA